One window of Solidesulfovibrio fructosivorans JJ] genomic DNA carries:
- a CDS encoding ABC transporter substrate-binding protein, translating into MAGRLRAFACVALAVAELVLFTALPRGAAGEKPPSIKIGLSAGFSGPTRAMALELYRGAQAAFAARNREGGIHGHPVELLAADDRYQPDPAIENIVRFLVADKVLTLFSSLGTPTVSRELPVLRAYAKQGARLFFPVSGLQASRVPPYVRYVYNLRASYRQEIEGLVAAFVAQGRSRIAICHQADAFGRSGWDGARRALAKRGLSLCGEATFARSVGADEDMTRQVVLLADCHPDAVLIVGPAPACAALIRDLRGHGLTMPVGVVSFAGGEILLRVLIDEGKRCGRNLEDGLVMSQVTPDWRDSGLPASRDYRRDLAALAHAPVPPGGWDKHPLAGSATGFEGYLNARLLLAVLAAMADPQDRAGLDAAVASLGPVDLGIGVPVVLTGPHHQGLDKVYLSTASRGRLVPLTSMRIAAGD; encoded by the coding sequence ATGGCGGGCAGGTTACGCGCGTTCGCTTGCGTCGCCCTGGCGGTGGCGGAGCTTGTCCTTTTTACGGCCCTGCCCCGCGGCGCCGCCGGTGAAAAACCGCCGTCCATCAAAATCGGGCTAAGCGCCGGCTTCTCGGGACCGACCCGGGCCATGGCCCTGGAACTCTACCGGGGAGCGCAGGCCGCCTTTGCCGCGCGCAACCGGGAAGGCGGCATCCACGGGCACCCTGTGGAGCTGCTCGCCGCCGATGACCGCTACCAACCCGATCCGGCCATCGAAAACATCGTGCGCTTTCTGGTCGCGGACAAGGTGCTCACGCTTTTTTCATCGCTCGGCACGCCGACCGTCAGCCGTGAGTTGCCGGTGCTGCGGGCCTACGCCAAGCAGGGGGCGCGTCTTTTCTTCCCGGTTTCCGGGCTCCAGGCCTCCCGCGTGCCGCCCTACGTCCGCTATGTCTACAACCTGCGCGCCTCCTACCGTCAGGAGATCGAAGGGCTCGTCGCGGCGTTCGTCGCCCAGGGGCGCTCCCGCATCGCCATCTGCCACCAGGCCGACGCCTTCGGCCGCAGCGGCTGGGACGGCGCGCGCCGCGCCCTGGCCAAACGCGGCCTGTCGCTGTGCGGCGAGGCCACCTTCGCCCGGTCGGTCGGCGCGGACGAGGATATGACGCGGCAAGTCGTCCTGCTCGCCGACTGCCACCCCGACGCCGTGCTCATCGTCGGCCCGGCTCCGGCCTGCGCCGCCCTGATCCGGGACCTGCGCGGCCATGGCCTGACCATGCCGGTCGGCGTGGTATCCTTCGCCGGCGGGGAAATCCTGTTGCGCGTCCTGATCGACGAGGGGAAACGCTGCGGCCGCAACCTCGAGGACGGGCTGGTCATGTCCCAGGTGACGCCCGACTGGCGCGATTCGGGACTTCCCGCTTCCCGCGACTACCGCCGCGACCTGGCCGCCCTGGCCCACGCGCCGGTCCCCCCGGGCGGGTGGGACAAGCATCCGCTCGCGGGCAGCGCCACGGGATTCGAGGGCTACCTCAACGCGCGCCTGCTTCTGGCCGTGCTTGCGGCCATGGCCGATCCCCAGGACCGGGCCGGACTGGACGCGGCCGTGGCCTCCCTGGGACCGGTCGACCTCGGCATCGGCGTACCGGTCGTCTTGACCGGCCCCCACCACCAGGGCCTTGACAAGGTCTATCTGTCCACCGCTTCGCGCGGCAGGCTCGTGCCGCTGACGTCCATGCGGATCGCCGCCGGAGACTGA